The Polaribacter sp. KT25b genome contains the following window.
TAAAAAGCGCATCAGTTTGAAAAACCATCCAATCTGTTGTTACTAAAAAAGCTGCAAGCATATTATTTACTGCATGCAAACCTAAAGCTAATTCTGTTCCTTCGTCCATTAAAGTAGTAATTCCATAGAAAAAACCAGTTCCAATATAAAATACCATTGTAATCATTCCTAATTTTTGAACCTCAGGATTTGCGCCATGTAACAAACCAAAACAAACAGAAGTTATTAATAAAGGAACCCACCTGTTTTTTGCTAAAACGCCCAATCCTTGCATAAAATATCCTCTAAATAGCAACTCTTCTAAACTTGTTTGTAAGGGAATAAATACAACTGAAATTGCGACTAAAATGAAAAATGGTTTTGCATTAAAGTTAAAAGTGTAATGTTCTGGAGTTAATAAAATACCTAAAATGGTAAAAACAACTACCAATGTTCCCCAAATTAAAAAGGCAAACCAAAAACGTTTCCAATCAATTTTTTTTCTACTTGTAACTAAAGATGTTATTGTTCTTTTATGAATATATTTAACGCCAATAATTAAAAAAACAAGACCAACTGCAAACATAAAAAGCATTAAAAACAAAAATAAATTTTTGTTAATGTCCAAAGTCATAAAATTATCTGCGCCAGCAGCAGCAAATTCTGCCAAATCTGCAGAATGAAAATAAGCTACAAGTGTTAACGGAATTGCGCCTAAAACTTGCCATCCTATAAAAACTAAAATAATAGTAAGTACCCAATGATACCATTCGTTATTTCCTTTAAAAGCTTGTTGTATATAATTCATTTTTATTTTCTGTGAATCTGATTTTGAACTCAGAATTAAGTTAAATTAAAATTCCAATTTAATGTTGGATTGTATGTTAATGTTCCGTTTTTAACCTCTAAAGGACTTTCAAAATTGTTTGTAAACAAACCTCCAGTTCCTAAACCTTGAGGCAAATTACTTTGTAAAGTATAGGTGAATTGTGCAATTGCATTTAGCCCAATATTACTTTCTAACGCAGAAGTTATCCACCAATCGCACTTATTTTGTGCTGCAAAATTAATCCATTCTTTACTACCACCAAAACCGCCAATCAAACTTGGTTTTAAAATAATAAATTGTGGTTTTATGGTTGCTAATAATTCCTGTTTTTCTTCGGATGTAAAAACACCAATTAATTCTTCATCCAACGCAATTGGCAAAGGTGTTTTTGCACATAATTCTGCCATTTCTTGCACTTGACCTTGTTTGATAGGTTGTTCTATTGAATGAATTTCTAATGCTGATAATCGCTGTAATTTTTCTAAAGCATTTTTTGGATTAAAAGCGCCATTTGCATCAACTCTTAATTCAATTTCTTTGGATGAAAATTCTTTTCTGATGGATTTTAACAACTCAATTTCTGCATCAAAATCAATGGCTCCAATTTTCATTTTGATACAAGAAAAACCCATTTTTAGTTTTTCTTTGATTTGATTTTTCATGAATTGCTGCGCTCCCATCCAAATTAAACCATTTATAGCAATAGCTTCTTTTCCTTTTGTAAATTTTGATGGAAATAACTCAAATTCAGATTTACTTTTTAGTGATAAAAAAGCTTGTTCTAATCCGAATTGAATTGAAGGAAATTCTACAACTACTGATACTAATTTTTCTAAACCAAGATTTATATTAGCACAAACCCAAATTAGTTTTTCTTCATAATTTGAAACATCATCAATACTTAACCCTCTAAACAAACCCGTTTCTCCAATTCCTTTTTTACCATTTTTTTCTAAAATAATAAACCACGTTTCTTTTGTTTTTAAAATTCCACGAGAAGTTCCACTTGGATTTTTAAAATTAAGAATGTATTTTTTGTAGGTTGCTTTTATCAAAATCAGGAGTTATTATTTTTCTACAAATGCTTTAAAATTATTTAAATATGTTTGGTCTTGTTCTTTAAAAGTTCCTTTAAAATAAGGAAACATACAAGCCATTAAATACGATTCACTTTGGCAACTAGAGTTTGATGTAATTGTTGTAATTCCGTTTTTTTCTTCAAAAATATAATCGTCTCGTTTTAACATATTTTCAGCATCGAAAAACAAGGTTACTTTTTCATTTTTAACATAGGCAATTACTTTTTGCGTCATTACAATTTCTTGACCTTGATTTTCAATAATGATCTTATAACTGCTTCCAGTTTTTCCAATATTTTCGTTAATCACCTCAAAAGATTTTATTTCTGGAATCCAATTTTTAATATTTTCTGATGTACTAAAAGCTTCAAAAACTTCTTCTACAGGTTTATTTATACTAACCTGAGTTGAATAATTGGTTTCCTTAACTAATAAACCAGTTGCTAAGAAAATAACAACAATAGTTGTGATGATTCCTAAAATTATTTTTATTGTTTTCATAAATGATATTTAAAAAATTTGTCCTATTCCAAAAAGAATTGCGAACAAAAAAGTACTTAATGCTACTTTTTTAAGTTCACTATCCAATTCAGCAGGAATATTATTTTGAGCTACTGTTTTTACATTTTTAATTAACGGAATAAAAGCTACTAAAAAAATAAGTTGATATACCGATTCAAAATCTAAAAAGACATAAACTAATGCAGTAATTAATGCAGTAAAAATTAAAAAATAATGATATTTTTTCGCTTTTTCATTTCCTAATTTAACAACTAAAGTATTCTTATTATTCTTTTTATCTTCTAGTTGATCTCTTAAATTATTTAAATTTAAAACCGCTGTACTTAACAATCCGATAGAAATTGCAGGTAAAAATATTTTAAAATTGATGTTTTTTGTGTACAAAAAATAACTTCCTACAACACTTAATAATCCGAAGAAAATAAAAACAAAAACATCGCCAAAACCACTGTAACCATAAGCTGAATTACCAACTGTATATTTAATTGCAGCTGCAATTGAGGCGATTCCTAATCCTAAAAACAAGATAGAATACCCAAAATTGTCACTCCCAAAAGCAACATAAATCAATAGTAAAGCAATAATTAAAGTGATAATTGTAGTAATTATCATTGCAGATTTCATTTGTTTTGGTGTAATTGCACCTGATGAAACCATTCTTGCTTCTCCTGTTCTATTTTTATCAGAACCTTTTATTCCGTCTCCATAATCGTTTGCAAAATTAGATAATACTTGAAAACCAATTGTGGTTAGAATTGCTAGCCAGAAAATTGGAGTAAACCAAATTGGAGGTCTTACAAAAATTTCAGTTAGTAGTAAATCATTATTACCTAAATAACTTCCAACAATAATTCCTGATATTGATAAAGGCAATGTTCGTAAACGTGCTGCTTTTATAAAACTTTTTACATCCATGAAGTCTTGCTAGTTTCTACTTTATATAAAGTATGATTATAAATTTTAATTGCATCCTCGAAACGAATACACGGAATATTAATTTTTCCAGAAGCGGTTTGCAGCATAATATCTGCAACGTTGCTTCTTTTTTGAAAAATATTTTGTTTCATTTTTATATTCTGAACCTTAAAAATTTCTAAATATGTTAAGTGTGTTTCTAATAATCCGCTACCAACTAATAACATCGAATCTGTAATTTTATAAAAACGTTTCTTTACTTTTTTGAGTACCAAAAATGTAAGTAAAGGAAATACTAAAATTGCTGAATATAAAATTTCTACTTTCAAAAAAACTAGATATAAACCAACATATAAAATGATTGCAAACAGAAAAGTAAATAAGAATATTCTACGTTTATAATATTTATCTGGATATTTTTTTTCTCCATTTTCAAGTTCAGTTACATCAAATAAACTTGTTTTTATAATTTCAATTTGCTCTTTTTTGCAACCTACAATTCTAATTAATTTCTCTTTTTTCTTATTTAATTCTCCACTTACCGCTTGTTTAAAAGTGATAAAAGAAATGCCTATTAATCGTTTTAAAGGATTTGTAGAAATTGTAATATTTTGAACTTTTTGTTTTTTTAATACAATTGATTTTTTTGTAAACAAACCTTGATTAATTTCAAAAGCATCTTCTTTTAAATAAGCCGTTAAATTAAAATGTACCAAAAATATTTTAACAAAAGAACTCATCAAAGCTATTACAGTTAATAAAAACAACAAAATAGTTATCAGAAAAAAACTTGTAGAAAGCGCATCTGTACTTTCTGAAATAAAACCATCTAACGCTTCTGTTCTTCCTAGACTATCAACAACTTGCTCTATTTGCTGAAAAAAACCAATAATAAGCGCTAAAAACAGCATTAAATTTTGAAGATGGTTTTCTGTAAGACTTACTTTAAAAAGTTCTTTTATTCCAATTTTTACAAGTGGCTTTTTATCAGTATCAATACTTGTTTTTGTATCAAAATTAGAACTCTTTGAAACAATTTCTTTTAAAGCTTCTGCTTTTGATAATGGCAGCGCTTTAATAGCAATTTCGGTATCTTTAGAACCTGCAGTTTCTATACTTACTTCAAATACACCAATAATTTGTTGAATAATATTCTGTTTAAAATTGATATTTTGAATTCTATAAAAAGGAATGGAAGTATTTGTTTTTTTTAAAATTCCTTGTTTTAATATAAAATGATCATTTTCTGTTTTAAATTGAAAATTTTTATAAATTAAATAAGCTCTTATCAGTAAAAAAATTAAAACTCCTGCAATACTTAAATAAATATAGGTAAGTTTAATGCTAGATATCTTATTAAAATCTTTGACAACAAAAAATAATAAAATCCAAGTTACTCTAATAACTTTGTAAATTAAGTTGAGATATATAACTAAAATCCCTTTCGAAGATTGTCTTGAAAAGTTAGAAAAATCAAAAGAATTATTCATTAATTTTTGTGCTGATAAATTCCTTAATTTCTAATGCTGTTTGTTTGCTAATTCCTTTAATTACCAAGTCGTCACTACTGTCTCCTGCTGTAAAAACACTTAAAGAAGCTAATTTAAAAAATCTAGAAAACAGACCTTCATCAACTTCTATGTGTTGAATTCTAGAAAACGGAACCGTTGTTAATTTCCGTAAGAAAATGCCACTCTTATAAGAAATATCTTTTTCTCTAACTGCATATTTTCTTTTTTTGAATCCTACAAACATAAATAGATTTACAAGAATAAAAACAACAACAAAAGCGATATAAAAAAGATAAACATAACTATTAATTTCTTCAAAAAGATTAAAATAATCCGCAGAAAATAACCCTATTAAAATGGCCGTAAAAAGCAACAACACATTTAATAAAATAACTTTTAAATATTTTAAATCAATTGATTTAAAAATTATTTCTGAAATACTTGGATAGTTAGAAACTGTTTCGTTTTCAAACATGTAAGATTAATTATTTTAATGCTTCTTTAATACTTATTGGAACACCATTTTTTAAAGCTTGTACAAAAGCATCATCATATCTATTTAAAATTGATGCTCTAAAATTCCTTGCTTCTTCGTAAGTTTCAAATTGCCCTAATCTATATTTTGTTAAATTATCTTCTTCAAAAGTTTGAATATTCTCTATATTTTTTAAAACAATATCATTATTTTTTAATGCAGCTATTTGAACAGTAAAATAAATCTCAGGAACCTTTTTAATCTCTTCAACCTCAAGTACAGTTTCTTTAATAGTATCTAAAACAATAGGATCTTCGGTTTTAAATGTTTCTTTTTTAATTTCATTTTTTCCGCAAGAAATTAAAAAAAGAAATCCAAAAATAAAAGTATAAAAATATTTCATAACTTATAAATTATTAGCTTCTGCAATTAATTCTGCTATATCTTTTACAACAACTTCAGTTTCTTTTTCTTTAAATTTAATTCCGTCTGTCATCATTGTATTGCAATAAGGACAACCTGTAGCAATAATTTGAGGTTTAGTTTCTAAAGCATCTTCTGTTCTTAAAACATTAATTTCTTTATCCCCTTTTTCTGCATCTTTAAACATTTGTGCACCTCCTGCTCCACAACATAAAGCGGTAGATTTATGGCGTTTCATTTCTGATAAATTTACACCTAACCTTTTAATTAAATCTCTTGGAGATTCATACACATCATTTCCTCTTCCTAAATAACAAGGATCATGAAATGTAACTCTTTTACCTTTTAAAGTAGTGTCATCAATTTTTAAACGACCTTCTGATATTAAATTTTGAATAAATTGTGTGTGATGAAATACTTCATATTTACCTCCTAAACCTGGATATTCATTTTTTAAAGTATTAAAAGAATGAGGATCGCAAGTAACAATTTTCTTTACTTCATAACCATTCAAAACTTCAATATTCATCATTGCTTGCATCTGAAATAAAAACTCATTTCCAGCTCTTTTTGCAGCATCGCCTGTAGATGATTCTTCTGTTCCTAAAACTGCAAAATCTACATTTGCTTGATGTAATATTTTAACAAATGCTCTTGATATTTTTTTTGCTCTATCGTCATAACTTCCTGCTGCGCCAACCCAAAACAACACTTCTGGTTGTTTTCCTTGCGCCATCATGTCTGCCATTGTTGGTACTATCATAAATTACAAATTTTGAATTATAAATTATGAATTAAATTAACTCGTAATTGATAATTGTTAATTAAAAAATTGTTTATTCGTTGAAACGTTTAATTGTTAAAACTTCTCGATACAAATTTACTCGTTCCTCAAAAATTCACTCGAAGTGACAATATTTAGCTACTTTTTCTAAAACATAACTGACAACTGCTCCTGAAAACTATAACCTAATTTTACTCTTCATTTGCCCAATTCAACCTATCTTGTTGATTGTATTGCCAAGGAGCGCCATTGTTTTCGATATTTGTCATCATCATATTTAATTCTTGTGGAGCTGCACTTTCTTCCATCACTAAATATCTTCTCATATCTATAATTATAGATAAAGGATCAATATTTACAGGACATTCTTCTACACAAGCATTACAACTTGTACACGCCCAAAGTTCTTCTGGAGAAATATAATCGTTTAATAATTGCTTTCCGTCATCAACAAAAACACCTTTGTTAGCATCCATATTTCTACCAACTTCTTCTAAACGATCACGAGTATCCATCATGATTTTTCTTGGTGATAATTCTTTTCCTGTAAGATTTGCAGGACAAGCAGATGTACATCTACCACATTCTGTACATGTGTATGCGTTTAATAATTGAACCCAATTTAAATCGGTAACATCACTTGCACCAAATTTTTCTGGCACTGCTTCTTCTGTTCCTTCTTCTGGTGTTGCATAAGGATCTGCATCTGGATCCATCATTAATTTAACTTCGTTAGTAACAGATTCTAAATTTGTAAATTGCCCCTTCGGATTTAAATTTGCAAAATAAGTATTAGGAAATGCTAATAAAATATGTAAATGTTTTGAATAATATAAATAGTTTAAGAAAACTAAGATTCCTAAAATATGAATCCACCAACAAGTTCTTTCTATTGTATGAAGTGCATCTGGAGAAAATCCATCAAAAAAAGGTGCAATAAATTGACTGATTGTATTTCCAATTCCTGCTGTTTGAAATGCTGAATCTGTAGCATTCATCACCAAAAATAAAGACATTAAAACCATTTCGAAATACAGAATATAATTTCCATCTTTTTTAGGCCAACCTTTCATTTCTTTACTTAAAAAACGCTTGATTTGTGCTACATTTCTTCGTAACCAAAAAATAACAACAGCTATAAAGACTAAGGCTGCTAAAACCTCGAAAAAGCCAATTAAAAATCCGTAGAAACTATCTCCTAAAACTCCTTGAAAAATTCTATGAGTACCGAATAAACCATCAATAATAATTTCTAAAACTTCTATATTTATGATAATAAAACCTACATAAACTATAATATGTAAAAATCCAGAAAGTGGTCTTCTTACCATTTTAGATTGCCCAAGAGCAATCTTCATCATATTCTTTAACCGTTCTGGTTTTTTATCTGATCTATCTATATCTTTTCCTAAATTGATATTTCTAGATAATTTGCGAATGTTTATCACAAAAAAACCAATTCCGGCAATTAATGCCAGTGCAAAAAACAGGTTTGGTAAGTATTCCATAATATCTAAATTGTATTTTAAAACAACTTTTATTGAGTTGTTTTGTTAACTTTATTATTTTCTTCGTTATAAGGTTTTGCTTTTTTCCCGAATAAAGAAAAGTGTACAAATCTTTTAGGGTTCAACTTCATTTCTTTCAACAATTCTTCTAA
Protein-coding sequences here:
- a CDS encoding CPBP family intramembrane glutamic endopeptidase — its product is MNYIQQAFKGNNEWYHWVLTIILVFIGWQVLGAIPLTLVAYFHSADLAEFAAAGADNFMTLDINKNLFLFLMLFMFAVGLVFLIIGVKYIHKRTITSLVTSRKKIDWKRFWFAFLIWGTLVVVFTILGILLTPEHYTFNFNAKPFFILVAISVVFIPLQTSLEELLFRGYFMQGLGVLAKNRWVPLLITSVCFGLLHGANPEVQKLGMITMVFYIGTGFFYGITTLMDEGTELALGLHAVNNMLAAFLVTTDWMVFQTDALFIDSSEPSVTWEMFIPVFVLYPLILWLFSKKYGWNNWLEKLTGKIVKPVNLKENYRVLDELGTE
- a CDS encoding (Fe-S)-binding protein, coding for MEYLPNLFFALALIAGIGFFVINIRKLSRNINLGKDIDRSDKKPERLKNMMKIALGQSKMVRRPLSGFLHIIVYVGFIIINIEVLEIIIDGLFGTHRIFQGVLGDSFYGFLIGFFEVLAALVFIAVVIFWLRRNVAQIKRFLSKEMKGWPKKDGNYILYFEMVLMSLFLVMNATDSAFQTAGIGNTISQFIAPFFDGFSPDALHTIERTCWWIHILGILVFLNYLYYSKHLHILLAFPNTYFANLNPKGQFTNLESVTNEVKLMMDPDADPYATPEEGTEEAVPEKFGASDVTDLNWVQLLNAYTCTECGRCTSACPANLTGKELSPRKIMMDTRDRLEEVGRNMDANKGVFVDDGKQLLNDYISPEELWACTSCNACVEECPVNIDPLSIIIDMRRYLVMEESAAPQELNMMMTNIENNGAPWQYNQQDRLNWANEE
- a CDS encoding SRPBCC family protein, whose protein sequence is MKTIKIILGIITTIVVIFLATGLLVKETNYSTQVSINKPVEEVFEAFSTSENIKNWIPEIKSFEVINENIGKTGSSYKIIIENQGQEIVMTQKVIAYVKNEKVTLFFDAENMLKRDDYIFEEKNGITTITSNSSCQSESYLMACMFPYFKGTFKEQDQTYLNNFKAFVEK
- a CDS encoding (Fe-S)-binding protein, whose amino-acid sequence is MIVPTMADMMAQGKQPEVLFWVGAAGSYDDRAKKISRAFVKILHQANVDFAVLGTEESSTGDAAKRAGNEFLFQMQAMMNIEVLNGYEVKKIVTCDPHSFNTLKNEYPGLGGKYEVFHHTQFIQNLISEGRLKIDDTTLKGKRVTFHDPCYLGRGNDVYESPRDLIKRLGVNLSEMKRHKSTALCCGAGGAQMFKDAEKGDKEINVLRTEDALETKPQIIATGCPYCNTMMTDGIKFKEKETEVVVKDIAELIAEANNL
- a CDS encoding PH domain-containing protein — translated: MFENETVSNYPSISEIIFKSIDLKYLKVILLNVLLLFTAILIGLFSADYFNLFEEINSYVYLFYIAFVVVFILVNLFMFVGFKKRKYAVREKDISYKSGIFLRKLTTVPFSRIQHIEVDEGLFSRFFKLASLSVFTAGDSSDDLVIKGISKQTALEIKEFISTKINE
- a CDS encoding PH domain-containing protein produces the protein MNNSFDFSNFSRQSSKGILVIYLNLIYKVIRVTWILLFFVVKDFNKISSIKLTYIYLSIAGVLIFLLIRAYLIYKNFQFKTENDHFILKQGILKKTNTSIPFYRIQNINFKQNIIQQIIGVFEVSIETAGSKDTEIAIKALPLSKAEALKEIVSKSSNFDTKTSIDTDKKPLVKIGIKELFKVSLTENHLQNLMLFLALIIGFFQQIEQVVDSLGRTEALDGFISESTDALSTSFFLITILLFLLTVIALMSSFVKIFLVHFNLTAYLKEDAFEINQGLFTKKSIVLKKQKVQNITISTNPLKRLIGISFITFKQAVSGELNKKKEKLIRIVGCKKEQIEIIKTSLFDVTELENGEKKYPDKYYKRRIFLFTFLFAIILYVGLYLVFLKVEILYSAILVFPLLTFLVLKKVKKRFYKITDSMLLVGSGLLETHLTYLEIFKVQNIKMKQNIFQKRSNVADIMLQTASGKINIPCIRFEDAIKIYNHTLYKVETSKTSWM
- a CDS encoding o-succinylbenzoate synthase, with the translated sequence MIKATYKKYILNFKNPSGTSRGILKTKETWFIILEKNGKKGIGETGLFRGLSIDDVSNYEEKLIWVCANINLGLEKLVSVVVEFPSIQFGLEQAFLSLKSKSEFELFPSKFTKGKEAIAINGLIWMGAQQFMKNQIKEKLKMGFSCIKMKIGAIDFDAEIELLKSIRKEFSSKEIELRVDANGAFNPKNALEKLQRLSALEIHSIEQPIKQGQVQEMAELCAKTPLPIALDEELIGVFTSEEKQELLATIKPQFIILKPSLIGGFGGSKEWINFAAQNKCDWWITSALESNIGLNAIAQFTYTLQSNLPQGLGTGGLFTNNFESPLEVKNGTLTYNPTLNWNFNLT
- the menA gene encoding 1,4-dihydroxy-2-naphthoate octaprenyltransferase gives rise to the protein MDVKSFIKAARLRTLPLSISGIIVGSYLGNNDLLLTEIFVRPPIWFTPIFWLAILTTIGFQVLSNFANDYGDGIKGSDKNRTGEARMVSSGAITPKQMKSAMIITTIITLIIALLLIYVAFGSDNFGYSILFLGLGIASIAAAIKYTVGNSAYGYSGFGDVFVFIFFGLLSVVGSYFLYTKNINFKIFLPAISIGLLSTAVLNLNNLRDQLEDKKNNKNTLVVKLGNEKAKKYHYFLIFTALITALVYVFLDFESVYQLIFLVAFIPLIKNVKTVAQNNIPAELDSELKKVALSTFLFAILFGIGQIF
- a CDS encoding SPOR domain-containing protein; its protein translation is MKYFYTFIFGFLFLISCGKNEIKKETFKTEDPIVLDTIKETVLEVEEIKKVPEIYFTVQIAALKNNDIVLKNIENIQTFEEDNLTKYRLGQFETYEEARNFRASILNRYDDAFVQALKNGVPISIKEALK